A window from Mixophyes fleayi isolate aMixFle1 chromosome 12, aMixFle1.hap1, whole genome shotgun sequence encodes these proteins:
- the LOC142108593 gene encoding mothers against decapentaplegic homolog 6-like has protein sequence MFRSRRSLSVRQLWRQRCTTPSRGLGEGAPPHPEDLQNGLRPAAHQLFIKLKDEQLWQLVEAVESKGCWDCGCIWGPGDGRSGKSLQPHLLLCKLYRWPELRSAAELKTLVQCQNFWRKSGEGTSVCCNPYHYSRLSAPESDVSLSYKTREAPRPVVPFQETSCFNVRGIHDTTLSRGSHRDGHWCKLAYWEHRTRVGRLYNVTEPSIHIFHNLPKGSGFCLGFLGSDPRSQTVRRTRKKIGQGLVLSREQDEVWVYNRSEHPIFINSPTLAAVSARGQSVHKLLPGYSIKVFDAEQAASLSGYSAQEDGPCDPHSVRISFAKGWGACYSRQFITSCPCWLEILLSTPK, from the exons ATGTTCCGTTCCCGTCGGTCTCTCTCAGTAAGGCAGCTTTGGAGACAGCGCTGCACAACGCCGAGCCGGGGTCTGGGGGAAGGGGCGCCCCCCCACCCCGAAGACCTCCAGAATGGCCTCCGTCCTGCGGCCCACCAGCTCTTCATCAAGCTGAAGGATGAGCAGCTGTGGCAGCTGGTGGAGGCGGTGGAGAGCAAAGGGTGCTGGGACTGCGGCTGTATCTGGGGTCCCGGTGACGGGAGGTCAGGGAAGTCGCTGCAGCCGCACCTGCTGCTGTGTAAGCTGTACCGCTGGCCGGAGCTCCGGAGCGCCGCTGAGCTAAAAACGCTGGTTCAGTGCCAGAACTTCTGGAGGAAGAGCGGAGAGGGGACCTCTGTCTGCTGTAATCCCTACCACTACAGCCGGCTGTCGGCCCCAG AATCCGACGTCTCTTTGTCCTACAAGACCAGAGAAGCCCCCCGGCCCGTTGTTCCCTTCCAGGAGACCAGCTGCTTCAATGTCCGAGGCATACACG ACACCACCCTGTCCAGGGGATCGCACAGAGACGGCCACTGGTGTAAATTGGCTTACTGGGAGCATCGGACTCGCGTGGGGCGTCTCTACAACGTCACTGAGCCCTCCATCCACATCTTCCACAACCTGCCCAAGGGAAGCGGCTTCTGCCTGGGCTTCCTGGGCTCTGACCCCCGCAGTCAGACCGTGAGACGGACCAGGAAGAAGATTGGCCAGGGTCTGGTCCTGAGCCGCGAGCAGGATGAAGTGTGGGTGTATAACCGCAGCGAGCACCCCATCTTCATCAACTCCCCCACCCTGGCCGCGGTGAGCGCCCGCGGGCAGTCTGTACACAAGCTTCTACCTGGATACTCCATCAAAGTGTTTGACGCTGAGCAAGCAGCCAGTTTATCGGGGTACTCTGCCCAGGAGGACGGGCCCTGTGACCCCCACAGTGTACGTATCAGCTTTGCCAAGGGATGGGGTGCCTGCTATTCCCGACAGTTTATCACATCCTGCCCGTGCTGGCTGGAGATTCTGCTCAGTACCCCAAAATAA